TCCGACCCTGATGGACGATGGCCGACTGGAAGTCTTTACCGGCTTTCGGGTGCAGCATGACCTGACCCTGGGCCCGACAAAGGGGGGAATCCGCTATCATCCAGGTGTGGACCTCGACGAGGTGACGGCCCTGGCGATGCTGATGACCTGGAAGTGTGCGCTGATCGGCCTTCCGTATGGAGGCGCCAAAGGAGGGATCTGCTGCGACGCCACCCGGATGTCGCAGGGTGAACTTGAACGGATGACGCGCCGCTATACCTCCGAAATCATCCTCGTAATCGGCCCTGATCAGGATATTCCGGCTCCTGATCTCTATACGAACGAGCAGATCATGGCCTGGATGATGGATACGTACAGCATGCACCGGGGTATCACGATGCCCGGCGTCGTCACGGGCAAGCCGCTGCTGCTGGGGGGATCGCTGGGCCGCGCCGAGGCAACCGGCCGGGGTGTCTACTATACGGTGAAGGCGGCGGCCCGGGAATATGACATGCCGTTGAAGGGGGCGCGGGTGGCGGTCCAAGGCTTCGGCAACGTCGGCGCAATTGCGGCCAAGCTGTTGTATGAAGAAGACTGCCAGGTGATCGCGGTGAGCGATAGTAAGGGCGGGATCTACAACGCCAAGGGGCTCAACATTACGACCGTGTTGGCTGAAGACGCCGAAGGAGGCTCCGTTACCCAGCACCGTAACGGCGATCGAATTTCCAACGAGGAGCTCCTTGAGCTCAACTGCGATATTCTGGTGCCTGCGGCGACGGAAGGACAAATTACACAGAAGAACGCCGATCGTATCCGAGCCCGAATCATCGCCGAGGGAGCAAACGGACCGACGACACCGGAGGCCGATCAGATTCTTGCGACGAAAGGGATTGCCGTCATCCCGGACGTGCTTGCGAACGCCGGCGGCGTCGCGGTCTCGTACTTTGAGTGGGTACAGGATCTGCAGCAGTATTTCTGGCATGAGCATCAAATCAACGAACGGTTGGCTGAGGTCATGATCTCGGCATTTCAGCGGGTGATGGCGATGTCCCGTAAAGAGCAGGTTAACCTTCGGACGGCCGCGCTGATGCTGGCCGTCAAAAGGGTAGCTGACGGCAAGCGACTCAGGGGGTTGTATCCATGACGCGGATCGCAAGACTCATCGCCAGAGAGGTCCTTGACTCCCGAGGCCACCCGACCGTAGAAGTGGATGCCGTGTTGGATGACGGCTCCGTCGGACGGGCAGCCGTTCCGTCCGGCGCGTCGACCGGCCGACACGAGGCACTGGAACTGAGGGATGGGGATCCGGCCCGCTATGCCGGGAAAGGTGTACAAAAAGCGATCCGTCATATCCATGAGCTGATTGCTCCTGTCCTGGTGGGCAAACAGGCTGACGAGCAGGCGGCCATCGACCAGGCGCTCATTACGCTCGACGGAACCGACAATAAGTCGAGGCTAGGCGCCAACGCAGTACTGGGTGTCTCGCTTGCTGTTGCAAGGGCCGCCGCAATCGGACGAGGGCTTCCGCTGTACCGATATCTTGGAGGTCCGACAGCGACGATCCTTCCGATCCCTCTTATGAATATTCTTAATGGCGGCGCGCACGCCGACACCAACGTCGATTTTCAGGAGTTTATGATTGTGCCTGTGGGAGCGCCTACCTTCACTGAGGCGATCCGGTTCGGGGCGGAGGTATTCCATACATTAGGTGGCGTGTTGGCGGGGAGGGGCTACAGCTCGACAGTAGGCGATGAAGGCGGTTTTGCGCCACGCCTGCGCTCAAATGTTGAAGCAATCGAGCTGATTCTGGAGGCGATCGCCAAGGCGGGGTATCGGCCGGGCAGCGACATCGCGCTTGCGCTTGATCCGGCCGCAAGTGAGTTCTTCGACGGGAATAAGTATGTCTTTAAGAAATCCGACGGCTCAATCCGGGACGC
The nucleotide sequence above comes from Candidatus Methylomirabilis lanthanidiphila. Encoded proteins:
- a CDS encoding glutamate dehydrogenase codes for the protein MTTGAPAARYSMLEVALAQLDSVAGRLALDPGIHKRLRKPQRSLVVSVPTLMDDGRLEVFTGFRVQHDLTLGPTKGGIRYHPGVDLDEVTALAMLMTWKCALIGLPYGGAKGGICCDATRMSQGELERMTRRYTSEIILVIGPDQDIPAPDLYTNEQIMAWMMDTYSMHRGITMPGVVTGKPLLLGGSLGRAEATGRGVYYTVKAAAREYDMPLKGARVAVQGFGNVGAIAAKLLYEEDCQVIAVSDSKGGIYNAKGLNITTVLAEDAEGGSVTQHRNGDRISNEELLELNCDILVPAATEGQITQKNADRIRARIIAEGANGPTTPEADQILATKGIAVIPDVLANAGGVAVSYFEWVQDLQQYFWHEHQINERLAEVMISAFQRVMAMSRKEQVNLRTAALMLAVKRVADGKRLRGLYP
- the eno gene encoding enolase, producing the protein MTRIARLIAREVLDSRGHPTVEVDAVLDDGSVGRAAVPSGASTGRHEALELRDGDPARYAGKGVQKAIRHIHELIAPVLVGKQADEQAAIDQALITLDGTDNKSRLGANAVLGVSLAVARAAAIGRGLPLYRYLGGPTATILPIPLMNILNGGAHADTNVDFQEFMIVPVGAPTFTEAIRFGAEVFHTLGGVLAGRGYSSTVGDEGGFAPRLRSNVEAIELILEAIAKAGYRPGSDIALALDPAASEFFDGNKYVFKKSDGSIRDAAGMIRFYSDWVRQYPIVSIEDGLAEDDWPGWKALTAELGKRTQLVGDDLFVTSSDRLTRGIDEGAANAILIKLNQVGTLTETLQAMELARSAGYRTVISHRSGETEDTTIADLAVATGASQIKTGSLSRTERTCKYNQLLRIEEALGPDAVLAAPFAKTS